The Algoriphagus sp. TR-M9 genome has a window encoding:
- a CDS encoding DUF5715 family protein, with protein sequence MKKPSLFHFVAIFVLFSAGAFAAQAYIPELKQQLKETYNALLSTSNPLEKPEQPEPIKVEKPEPRVIPPVPENLITKEYDKHLFAAEHNGIGLIESDEHFNNLIEEEKLVHISKGNGYEVMRLTHSHPYITPYSKTVLEELGVAFQTLTEKESFFTLTSVTRTPAQQKSLRKRNRNATSGVSSHSYGVSFDISYIRFNGKKSWNRKNQKKLEKILKEFEKAGKIFFIKERKQSCYHVTVR encoded by the coding sequence ATGAAGAAACCTTCTTTATTTCACTTTGTCGCTATTTTCGTACTTTTCTCGGCGGGTGCATTCGCTGCTCAAGCTTACATCCCAGAATTGAAGCAGCAATTAAAAGAAACTTACAACGCTTTGCTAAGCACCTCAAATCCGCTGGAGAAACCAGAACAACCTGAACCTATAAAGGTAGAAAAACCAGAACCTAGAGTCATCCCTCCCGTACCGGAAAATCTGATCACAAAGGAATATGATAAACACCTATTTGCTGCAGAGCATAATGGAATAGGTCTGATAGAAAGTGATGAGCATTTCAATAATCTTATAGAGGAAGAAAAACTGGTACACATCAGCAAAGGCAACGGATATGAAGTGATGCGTCTCACGCATAGTCACCCCTACATCACGCCCTACTCCAAAACTGTCTTGGAAGAACTCGGAGTAGCGTTCCAAACCTTAACCGAAAAAGAAAGCTTTTTCACCTTGACTTCAGTGACCCGAACCCCAGCGCAACAAAAAAGCCTAAGAAAGAGAAATAGAAATGCTACTTCCGGTGTCAGCTCCCACTCCTATGGAGTATCTTTTGACATTTCTTACATTAGATTTAATGGAAAGAAAAGCTGGAACCGAAAGAATCAAAAGAAGCTTGAGAAAATCCTCAAAGAGTTTGAAAAAGCAGGCAAAATCTTCTTCATTAAAGAAAGAAAGCAAAGCTGCTACCATGTAACTGTACGATAA
- the kbl gene encoding glycine C-acetyltransferase — protein sequence MYDQFRPKLQEELNGIEEAGLFKKERVITSPQSAEITIAGGQKVLNFCANNYLGLSSHPKVIDAAKAAIDSHGFGMSSVRFICGTQDIHKELEKKISEFLGTEDTILYAAAFDANGGVFEPLLGPEDAIISDALNHASIIDGVRLCKAMRFRYQHNDMADLETQLKDAIAKGAKQKIIVTDGVFSMDGTIAQLDKIVELAEKYEALVMTDECHSTGFMGKTGRGVHEHCGVMGKIDIITGTLGKALGGASGGFTSGRKEIVELLRQRSRPYLFSNTLAPSITGASIAVFDLLSETTELRDKLEENTKYFREKMTAAGFDIKPGEHAIVPIMLYDAVLSQKMAEKLLEKGVYVIGFYYPVVPKGQARIRVQISAGHDKAHLDQAIEAFTEVGKELGVIE from the coding sequence ATGTACGATCAGTTCAGACCCAAATTACAAGAGGAATTAAATGGAATAGAAGAAGCCGGCCTTTTCAAAAAAGAGCGTGTTATCACCTCACCACAATCAGCAGAAATCACCATCGCCGGTGGACAGAAAGTTTTGAATTTTTGTGCGAACAATTACCTGGGACTTTCCTCTCATCCAAAAGTAATCGATGCGGCGAAAGCAGCGATTGACTCGCATGGTTTTGGGATGTCATCGGTACGTTTTATTTGTGGCACGCAGGATATTCATAAAGAGTTGGAGAAAAAAATATCTGAATTCTTGGGCACCGAAGACACCATACTTTATGCTGCGGCTTTTGATGCAAACGGAGGGGTTTTTGAACCACTTCTTGGGCCAGAAGATGCAATTATCTCGGATGCGTTGAATCATGCATCTATCATTGATGGGGTTCGTCTTTGTAAGGCAATGCGTTTCAGATACCAGCATAATGATATGGCTGATCTGGAAACTCAGCTGAAGGATGCTATTGCTAAAGGTGCTAAGCAAAAAATCATCGTAACCGATGGAGTTTTCTCCATGGACGGGACCATTGCACAATTAGATAAGATTGTGGAATTGGCGGAGAAATATGAAGCACTAGTGATGACTGACGAATGTCACTCCACAGGTTTCATGGGTAAAACTGGCCGTGGTGTACACGAGCATTGTGGTGTAATGGGCAAGATTGACATTATCACTGGTACGCTAGGAAAAGCCCTTGGGGGTGCGTCCGGAGGATTTACTTCCGGAAGAAAAGAGATTGTAGAATTACTTCGCCAGCGTTCCAGACCATATTTGTTCTCAAATACTTTAGCACCATCGATCACAGGTGCTTCGATAGCTGTATTTGATTTGCTTTCTGAGACTACCGAGTTGAGGGATAAATTGGAGGAAAACACCAAGTATTTCCGAGAGAAAATGACCGCTGCAGGATTTGATATCAAGCCAGGCGAGCATGCCATTGTTCCGATCATGCTGTATGATGCAGTGCTATCCCAGAAAATGGCGGAAAAGTTACTGGAAAAAGGTGTCTATGTAATTGGATTCTATTATCCGGTAGTTCCCAAAGGCCAGGCGAGAATCCGTGTTCAGATCTCGGCAGGTCATGACAAAGCGCATTTGGATCAGGCAATTGAAGCTTTCACTGAAGTGGGTAAGGAATTGGGAGTGATTGAGTAA
- a CDS encoding NAD-dependent epimerase/dehydratase family protein produces the protein MEKILVIGAAGQLGSELTKSLADQFGAEQVIATDLNEAAKSKFDFCRFQVLDVMDKAGLRNLVKNEKITQIYHLAAVLSAVGEKKPLFAWELNMESLLLVLELAKEFNLNKVYWPSSIAVFGPNTPKINTPQYCVKEPNTIYGISKQAGERWCEYYFQKFNVDVRSLRYPGLIGYKSLPGGGTTDYAVDIYHKALAGEKFNCFLREDSSLPMMYMPDAIKATLDLMNAPRESVKIRSSYNLAAMNFTPKESYESILKHIPDFKIEYNPDFRQAIADSWPDSIDDSCARKDWAWQHDYDLDAMTKDILENLPNYKF, from the coding sequence ATGGAAAAAATCCTGGTAATAGGCGCCGCAGGGCAATTGGGTTCGGAACTCACTAAGTCTCTGGCAGATCAATTTGGAGCAGAACAAGTAATTGCCACAGATCTCAACGAAGCAGCAAAATCAAAATTCGACTTTTGCCGATTTCAAGTCCTCGATGTGATGGACAAAGCTGGTCTGAGAAACTTGGTGAAAAACGAAAAGATCACTCAGATTTATCATTTAGCGGCAGTTCTATCAGCTGTGGGTGAGAAAAAACCGCTATTCGCTTGGGAACTAAACATGGAAAGTTTACTTCTTGTCCTTGAGCTAGCCAAAGAATTCAACCTTAACAAAGTTTATTGGCCATCATCCATTGCGGTCTTTGGACCAAATACTCCAAAAATCAATACTCCTCAATACTGCGTCAAAGAGCCGAATACCATCTATGGTATTTCGAAGCAGGCAGGCGAAAGATGGTGTGAATACTATTTCCAGAAATTCAATGTGGACGTCAGAAGTCTGCGTTACCCTGGATTGATTGGGTACAAATCCCTTCCTGGTGGCGGCACTACAGATTACGCTGTTGACATTTACCACAAGGCTTTAGCTGGAGAAAAATTCAATTGCTTCCTACGCGAAGACAGTTCCCTTCCGATGATGTATATGCCTGATGCGATCAAAGCTACCTTAGATCTAATGAATGCCCCACGGGAATCCGTGAAAATCCGATCTAGCTATAACTTGGCTGCGATGAATTTCACTCCTAAGGAGAGTTATGAAAGCATTCTAAAACATATTCCAGACTTCAAAATCGAATACAACCCTGATTTCAGACAAGCTATTGCAGATAGCTGGCCAGATAGCATAGACGATTCCTGTGCCAGGAAAGATTGGGCTTGGCAGCACGACTATGACCTGGACGCCATGACCAAGGATATTTTGGAGAATCTCCCAAACTATAAATTCTAA
- a CDS encoding DUF1553 domain-containing protein, whose product MNKLKITLFLTVAVLITIAGFFFFGNEREVDFSTEIKPILNKNCITCHGGVKKSGGFSVLFEEEAFATTESGHAAIIPGDPNGSELIKRLTSSDPELRMPYEKEPLSQDEIELLKTWIKQGAKWGKHWAYQAVQKPEEIDTKLTAGLYPDEDAESSISIDFFVGKKLEEMELNFSPEENSLKLLRRAALDITGLPPSPEIIEAYSAKDITYEEAIDKMLAAPTYGEKWATWWLDMARYADTKGYERDPNRTMWPYRDWVIRAFNADKPYDEFTIEQLAGDLLPDPTEDQLTATAFHRNTMNNDEGGTQDEEFRVAAVLDRVSTTYEVWQSTTMACVQCHSHTYDPIRHEEFYQSAAFFNNTRDEDTNDEEPRLRFYSPEEKTKIESITAWVKENEGVQAAEAKEDFMTFLEPKYPSHSAVDFVNATLLDSKWLGIEGNGSAYLRNINTQGSDQLLMEYSAGLDGSKMTIRNGGPEGELLASFPIDKTGTIIRPIPFKPVQGNIDLYLEIKNPNSKPDQTAARFIWFAFVPKLKGEDKPGYAAIQKSWEEILNFGGTKLPIMIENPAYMARETRVFERGNWMMLGDKVQPETPKELNPWKPEWPQNRLGFAYWLTDKENPLTSRTLVNRVWDQLMGRGIVSTLEDMGTQSDPPSHPELLDYLAWKTMNDYEWSIKSLIREIVTSKTYKQSSVVSPELYTKDPQNKWYARGPRFRLSAEQIRDQALAVSGLLSDKMYGPGVMPAQPDGIWQTVYNGGTWTESQGEDAHRRGVYTFLKRTSPYPSFLSFDAGSREVCLSRRLVTNTPLQALVTLNDPVYLEAAFHLSEDMLANGGSNPEKAISYGYEKMILTPISEPKLAALETLHEEALAQYQKNPEELESFFGWEDQKITSKQAAMTVVANAMLNLDEFITKP is encoded by the coding sequence ATGAACAAGCTAAAAATCACTCTTTTTCTTACGGTTGCAGTTCTTATTACCATAGCCGGCTTTTTCTTTTTTGGAAATGAAAGAGAAGTTGACTTCAGTACCGAAATCAAACCCATCCTAAACAAGAATTGCATTACCTGCCACGGTGGTGTAAAAAAAAGCGGTGGCTTTTCGGTACTTTTTGAAGAAGAAGCCTTTGCCACTACGGAATCAGGACATGCGGCCATTATTCCCGGAGATCCTAATGGTAGTGAGCTAATTAAGCGCCTGACTTCATCTGACCCTGAATTGAGGATGCCCTATGAAAAGGAACCCCTATCACAGGATGAAATAGAACTTTTGAAGACCTGGATCAAGCAGGGAGCCAAATGGGGTAAGCACTGGGCCTACCAGGCCGTTCAAAAACCTGAGGAAATCGATACTAAACTTACCGCTGGACTTTATCCAGATGAGGACGCTGAATCGTCCATTTCCATTGATTTTTTTGTAGGCAAAAAGCTGGAAGAAATGGAGTTAAATTTTTCTCCAGAGGAAAATTCCTTGAAATTGCTTCGAAGAGCTGCGCTAGACATTACCGGTCTGCCTCCTAGTCCGGAAATCATAGAAGCTTATTCCGCCAAGGATATTACCTATGAAGAGGCAATAGACAAAATGCTGGCTGCACCCACTTATGGGGAAAAATGGGCGACTTGGTGGCTGGACATGGCGAGATATGCCGATACCAAAGGCTATGAGCGAGACCCTAACCGAACCATGTGGCCATATCGTGACTGGGTAATCCGAGCATTCAATGCTGACAAGCCTTACGATGAATTCACTATAGAGCAACTTGCTGGAGATTTACTTCCAGATCCTACCGAGGATCAACTAACAGCTACAGCTTTTCATCGCAATACCATGAACAACGATGAAGGTGGTACACAAGACGAGGAATTCCGTGTAGCGGCAGTCCTTGATAGAGTCAGCACCACCTACGAAGTATGGCAAAGTACCACCATGGCTTGCGTACAGTGCCATAGTCATACCTACGATCCGATCAGACATGAAGAATTTTATCAGTCAGCTGCATTTTTCAATAACACCCGGGACGAGGACACCAATGACGAGGAGCCTAGACTTCGCTTTTATTCACCAGAGGAAAAAACGAAAATCGAATCCATCACAGCTTGGGTCAAAGAAAACGAAGGAGTACAAGCAGCTGAAGCAAAGGAAGACTTCATGACTTTCCTGGAGCCCAAATACCCTTCGCATAGCGCGGTGGATTTCGTTAACGCTACCCTTTTGGATAGTAAATGGTTAGGGATAGAAGGTAATGGTTCTGCTTATCTGAGAAATATAAATACCCAAGGTTCCGATCAGTTGCTGATGGAATACTCTGCTGGTCTTGATGGTAGCAAAATGACTATTCGAAATGGCGGCCCTGAAGGAGAGCTACTTGCATCCTTTCCAATTGATAAAACCGGGACAATCATCCGTCCTATTCCTTTCAAACCAGTTCAAGGGAATATTGATCTGTATCTAGAAATCAAAAACCCCAACTCAAAACCAGACCAAACTGCAGCTAGATTTATATGGTTTGCCTTCGTACCCAAACTGAAAGGCGAGGACAAACCTGGTTATGCAGCTATACAAAAGAGCTGGGAAGAAATCCTGAATTTCGGAGGTACAAAGCTTCCGATTATGATTGAAAACCCGGCCTATATGGCCCGGGAAACCCGAGTTTTCGAACGGGGAAATTGGATGATGCTAGGAGACAAAGTCCAGCCCGAAACTCCAAAAGAACTCAATCCCTGGAAACCGGAATGGCCACAAAACAGACTTGGCTTTGCTTACTGGCTTACGGACAAAGAAAATCCATTAACGTCAAGAACACTTGTCAACCGTGTTTGGGATCAGCTTATGGGGAGAGGAATTGTGAGTACGCTAGAAGACATGGGAACACAATCTGACCCTCCTTCGCATCCAGAGTTATTGGATTACTTGGCTTGGAAAACCATGAATGATTACGAATGGAGCATCAAAAGCCTGATCCGTGAAATCGTAACTTCCAAAACCTACAAGCAATCGTCAGTAGTGTCTCCAGAGCTTTACACCAAAGACCCACAAAACAAATGGTATGCACGGGGTCCAAGGTTCAGATTGAGTGCGGAGCAAATTCGGGATCAAGCATTAGCAGTTTCAGGTTTGTTGAGTGACAAAATGTATGGACCAGGAGTAATGCCTGCTCAACCAGATGGCATCTGGCAAACGGTTTATAACGGTGGCACATGGACAGAAAGTCAAGGTGAGGATGCCCACCGTCGAGGTGTCTATACTTTTCTAAAAAGAACCAGCCCATATCCCTCTTTCCTTTCTTTTGACGCAGGAAGTCGGGAAGTCTGTCTCAGCAGAAGATTGGTAACCAATACACCTCTTCAGGCTTTAGTCACATTAAACGACCCTGTTTACCTTGAAGCTGCCTTTCATCTCTCTGAAGATATGCTGGCAAATGGAGGTTCCAATCCTGAGAAAGCGATCAGCTATGGCTATGAAAAAATGATTTTAACACCGATCTCTGAACCCAAGCTAGCTGCGCTGGAAACATTGCATGAGGAAGCTTTAGCTCAGTACCAAAAGAACCCTGAAGAACTTGAATCTTTCTTTGGCTGGGAAGATCAAAAAATAACCTCAAAGCAAGCCGCCATGACAGTTGTGGCAAACGCCATGCTTAATTTGGATGAATTTATAACTAAACCCTGA